One region of Hoeflea sp. 108 genomic DNA includes:
- a CDS encoding glycosyltransferase family 39 protein produces MKTEGETAFWSLTSRLRRHWRPAQVEILAVRSYVLGCPCQASKFFLAKKRSHFMADASLPSSRPIVSVSGNSLIVIVGFLCLMQAVVLSFIRGGTSYDGAEQLLYTQSFEWGYGRSQPPLYTWMLIAVQQLFGVTQFSENLLKFASLFAFVFLMWRIGLKLGLRPPAAVTLAVSPFLIVEIAWEVQRNYSHTVLLLALTAAFALAYLHTLSARSMRGYVVLGVIFGLMLLTKYNAALFVLALVVADLAVMRREGVFWTAKALLIPVIAGGLVVPHAIWALDHLDHVLAQQGRFRMVADDRAGALVSGLLAYFLACISILGLPLLMMLPHRGWTAIAANCRGRKQAFALWTLLSSAFGLILVLVSGATNVNIRWMLPLAIAALPVLCGLVADADPRANRHIRTLAIVMALIATPGQWIESLRDARKNYNYDELLQTAVQSTGATEFLINDYAILANLRLYDSDARIVHQIMPAAGSMPLTNPAMLWTGDDDAEQMLLFARGLGACPAEPSPHTYMMRADRGQDPLLVHYQDLKTDCEPAG; encoded by the coding sequence ATGAAGACCGAGGGGGAAACCGCCTTTTGGTCACTCACCTCGCGGTTGCGCCGTCACTGGCGGCCTGCACAGGTTGAGATTCTGGCTGTGCGCAGTTATGTTTTGGGCTGCCCCTGCCAGGCTTCAAAGTTCTTTCTTGCGAAAAAGCGATCCCATTTCATGGCAGATGCCTCCCTCCCTTCGAGCCGGCCAATTGTTTCCGTCTCAGGAAACAGCTTGATCGTCATCGTCGGATTTCTCTGCTTGATGCAAGCCGTCGTGCTGAGTTTCATTCGCGGCGGCACCAGCTATGACGGTGCCGAGCAGTTGCTCTACACCCAGAGCTTCGAATGGGGCTATGGCCGGTCGCAGCCGCCGCTCTACACCTGGATGCTGATCGCCGTGCAGCAACTGTTCGGCGTCACGCAGTTCTCGGAAAACCTGCTGAAGTTCGCCTCTCTCTTCGCCTTTGTCTTCCTGATGTGGCGGATCGGGCTCAAGCTCGGGCTCAGGCCTCCGGCGGCGGTCACCCTCGCCGTGTCGCCGTTCCTGATCGTCGAGATCGCCTGGGAAGTACAGCGGAATTATTCCCACACCGTCCTGCTGCTCGCACTCACTGCGGCCTTCGCGCTTGCCTATCTCCACACGCTCTCTGCCCGGAGCATGCGCGGCTATGTCGTCCTCGGGGTCATTTTCGGGCTGATGCTGCTCACGAAATACAACGCCGCGCTGTTCGTCCTGGCGCTTGTCGTGGCGGATCTCGCGGTGATGCGGCGCGAAGGTGTTTTCTGGACGGCCAAAGCGCTGTTGATCCCGGTTATCGCCGGAGGGCTCGTCGTCCCCCATGCCATCTGGGCCCTCGATCATCTTGATCACGTCCTGGCGCAGCAGGGGCGGTTTCGAATGGTAGCGGATGATCGGGCGGGGGCTCTCGTCAGCGGGCTGCTGGCCTATTTCCTTGCTTGCATCAGCATCCTGGGGCTTCCCCTGCTCATGATGCTGCCGCATCGCGGTTGGACCGCGATCGCGGCGAACTGCCGTGGGCGCAAGCAGGCTTTTGCACTCTGGACCCTTCTGTCCAGCGCCTTTGGACTGATCCTTGTGTTGGTTTCAGGGGCAACAAACGTCAATATCCGCTGGATGCTGCCGCTGGCGATCGCCGCGCTTCCGGTGCTGTGCGGTCTTGTGGCCGATGCCGATCCGCGCGCCAACAGGCATATCCGGACGCTCGCAATTGTGATGGCCCTGATTGCAACGCCGGGCCAGTGGATCGAAAGTCTGCGTGACGCGCGCAAGAACTACAATTACGACGAGCTTCTGCAGACGGCGGTCCAGTCGACTGGCGCGACCGAATTCCTGATCAACGACTATGCCATCCTGGCCAATCTCAGGCTCTACGACAGCGATGCCAGGATCGTTCACCAGATCATGCCGGCGGCGGGCTCGATGCCGCTGACAAATCCGGCAATGCTGTGGACCGGCGACGACGACGCGGAGCAGATGCTGCTTTTCGCGCGCGGGTTGGGCGCTTGTCCGGCCGAGCCTTCACCCCATACCTACATGATGCGCGCCGATCGCGGACAGGATCCGTTGCTCGTTCACTATCAGGATCTGAAAACCGACTGCGAACCTGCTGGCTAA
- a CDS encoding glucokinase has protein sequence MSHQGQQAQALPFPILIGDIGGTNARFAIVESADKEAGEPRIVQTASYASIDDAILAVLDGSPIRPRSAVLAVAGPVEGEEIALTNCPWVVRPRQMFSTIGLSDILVLNDFEAQALAVVALGDEHMEKIGGGEPEQGAGRVVLGPGTGLGVAGLIHALGRWIPVPGEGGHMDIGPRSSRDFEVFPHIEKLEGRISGEQILCGRGLVNTYRAVALADGETPTLTHPAQVTAAALAGTDPIAVEALELFVTCLGRTAGDLALVFKSKGGVFLTGGIAQKIVPALKKGNFREAFEDKAPHRELMASMPVYVITHPLAALAGLAAYARTPDLFGIETGDRRWRV, from the coding sequence ATGTCACATCAGGGCCAACAGGCACAGGCGCTCCCCTTCCCGATCCTGATTGGCGACATCGGCGGCACCAATGCCCGCTTCGCCATCGTCGAGAGCGCCGACAAGGAAGCCGGCGAGCCGCGCATCGTCCAGACCGCCAGCTATGCCTCCATCGACGACGCCATCCTCGCCGTGCTCGACGGCTCGCCCATCCGTCCACGTTCGGCCGTGCTTGCGGTGGCCGGCCCGGTCGAGGGCGAGGAGATCGCGCTCACCAACTGCCCTTGGGTGGTGCGACCCCGGCAGATGTTTTCGACCATAGGTCTTTCCGACATCCTTGTTCTCAACGACTTCGAGGCACAGGCGCTGGCCGTCGTGGCGCTCGGCGACGAACACATGGAAAAGATCGGTGGCGGCGAACCCGAACAGGGTGCCGGCCGCGTCGTGCTCGGCCCCGGCACCGGCCTCGGCGTTGCTGGCCTGATCCATGCGCTCGGGCGCTGGATTCCGGTTCCCGGCGAAGGCGGCCATATGGACATCGGTCCGCGCTCGTCGCGCGACTTCGAGGTGTTTCCGCATATCGAAAAGCTCGAAGGCCGCATCTCTGGCGAGCAAATCCTCTGCGGCCGCGGACTGGTCAACACCTACCGCGCCGTCGCCCTGGCCGACGGCGAGACGCCAACGCTCACCCATCCGGCGCAGGTCACGGCCGCCGCACTGGCCGGCACTGACCCGATCGCGGTCGAAGCGCTCGAGTTGTTCGTCACCTGCCTCGGCCGGACCGCCGGCGACCTGGCGTTGGTGTTCAAAAGCAAGGGCGGCGTCTTCCTCACCGGCGGCATCGCCCAGAAGATCGTGCCAGCGCTGAAGAAGGGCAATTTCCGTGAAGCCTTCGAAGACAAGGCGCCGCATCGCGAGCTGATGGCGTCGATGCCGGTCTATGTCATCACCCACCCGCTCGCCGCCCTTGCGGGCCTTGCCGCTTATGCGCGAACGCCCGATCTCTTCGGCATCGAAACCGGCGACCGCCGCTGGCGGGTGTAG
- a CDS encoding methylglyoxal synthase, with product MTPALRLALIAHDQKKDDMVAFAGDHQEFLKTCHIVATGTTGQRILASCPELNLTPLKSGPLGGDQQIGALISEGQIDALIFFVDPLTPMPHDVDVKALTRLAIVYDIPMALNRSTAEIMLENQENG from the coding sequence GTGACACCCGCATTGCGTCTCGCATTGATCGCCCACGACCAGAAGAAAGACGACATGGTCGCCTTCGCCGGGGATCATCAGGAGTTCCTGAAAACCTGTCACATCGTCGCCACCGGCACGACCGGCCAGCGCATTCTGGCAAGCTGCCCGGAGCTCAACCTGACGCCGCTCAAGAGTGGCCCGCTCGGCGGCGACCAACAAATCGGCGCGCTGATCAGCGAAGGCCAGATCGATGCCTTGATTTTCTTCGTTGATCCGCTGACGCCGATGCCGCATGACGTCGATGTGAAGGCATTGACGCGGCTCGCCATCGTCTACGACATTCCCATGGCGTTGAACCGGTCGACCGCCGAGATCATGCTGGAAAACCAAGAGAACGGCTAA
- the mepA gene encoding penicillin-insensitive murein endopeptidase, producing the protein MTAFFSGFPGKVARLAMAVATLGLVGLDMQAASASELAKDLFGGKKLPAATAPHSYGFYSKGCFSGGVAIATDGPTWQAMRLSRNRRWGHPKMIALIEKLSRDATQDGWPGLLVGDISQPRGGPMLSGHASHQIGLDADIWLTPMPDRRLSPTERENMSAVSMVNEKTHLVIDKRWTPAHTRLLERAASYPEVERILVNPGIKKKLCDTVTGDRSWLRKVRPFWGHDYHFHVRIGCQAGSVGCKEQDPTPRGDGCDKSLAWWFTEEPWRPATGPAKPKARDIMTMASMPKECRAVLNAPSPVNEAAVTYHGPGGSEYAATPAPAAPAVAETPVITDPGTPASANAFAPRPPADIPLPRPRPANK; encoded by the coding sequence ATGACAGCATTTTTCAGCGGATTTCCGGGCAAGGTGGCGCGGTTGGCGATGGCCGTGGCGACGCTCGGCCTGGTCGGGCTCGACATGCAGGCGGCCAGCGCATCTGAACTCGCCAAGGACCTGTTTGGCGGGAAAAAGCTGCCGGCGGCGACTGCGCCCCATTCCTACGGCTTCTACTCCAAGGGCTGCTTCTCCGGCGGCGTGGCGATTGCCACCGACGGGCCGACCTGGCAGGCGATGCGGCTGTCGCGCAACCGCCGCTGGGGCCATCCCAAGATGATCGCGCTGATCGAAAAGCTGTCCCGCGACGCCACCCAGGACGGCTGGCCTGGCCTGCTGGTCGGCGACATCTCGCAGCCGCGCGGCGGCCCGATGCTGTCAGGCCACGCTTCGCACCAGATCGGCCTGGACGCCGACATCTGGCTGACGCCGATGCCCGACCGCAGGCTGTCGCCAACCGAGCGCGAGAACATGAGCGCGGTGTCGATGGTCAACGAAAAGACCCATCTGGTCATCGACAAGCGCTGGACGCCTGCTCATACGCGCCTGCTCGAGCGCGCCGCGAGCTACCCCGAGGTCGAGCGCATCCTGGTCAATCCGGGCATCAAGAAGAAGCTCTGCGATACCGTCACCGGCGACCGCTCGTGGCTGCGCAAGGTCCGGCCGTTCTGGGGCCACGACTATCATTTCCATGTCCGCATCGGCTGCCAGGCCGGGTCTGTCGGTTGCAAGGAGCAGGATCCGACGCCGCGCGGCGATGGCTGCGACAAGTCGCTCGCCTGGTGGTTCACCGAGGAGCCGTGGCGCCCTGCCACCGGCCCGGCCAAGCCCAAGGCGCGTGACATCATGACGATGGCGAGCATGCCAAAAGAATGCCGCGCGGTGTTGAACGCGCCCTCGCCGGTCAATGAGGCTGCCGTCACCTACCACGGCCCTGGCGGCAGCGAATATGCGGCGACGCCCGCCCCGGCAGCACCAGCGGTGGCCGAAACGCCTGTCATCACCGATCCCGGCACGCCGGCATCGGCCAATGCGTTCGCACCGCGTCCGCCAGCCGACATTCCGCTGCCGCGCCCGCGTCCGGCCAACAAGTGA
- a CDS encoding SDR family oxidoreductase, which translates to MSEQKVFIFGAGYSGKAFARQAPADVAISGTTRSPDKFAALEAAGIEPLLFDGKLTPEIRAKLAETTQLVISAAPGDAGDPVLDVALDTILHHMPRLRWIGYLSTVGVYGDYGGKWIDEAAACHPKSGRSQARLEAENQWHDLGEKAGRPVAILRLSGIYGPGRNAFVNLENGTAKRLVKQDQVFNRIHVDDIAGALWHLIEADRGGVFNVTDNEPAPPQDVVAYAAKLMGVEAPPEIPFETAQLSPMARSFYGENKRVANTEIRATGYDFRYPNYRAAFDRMWAEGSWRGEGDGDKRSPMRQQ; encoded by the coding sequence ATGAGCGAACAAAAAGTCTTCATCTTCGGCGCCGGCTATTCCGGCAAGGCGTTTGCCAGGCAGGCACCCGCCGACGTTGCCATATCGGGCACGACGCGCTCGCCCGACAAATTCGCAGCGCTCGAAGCCGCCGGCATCGAGCCGCTGCTGTTCGACGGCAAGCTGACGCCGGAAATCCGCGCGAAACTCGCGGAGACCACCCAACTGGTCATCTCAGCCGCGCCTGGCGATGCCGGCGACCCGGTGCTCGACGTCGCCCTTGACACTATCCTCCACCACATGCCGCGCCTGCGCTGGATCGGCTACCTCTCGACCGTCGGCGTCTATGGCGACTATGGCGGCAAGTGGATCGACGAGGCCGCCGCCTGCCATCCCAAGTCGGGACGTTCGCAGGCACGCCTCGAGGCCGAAAACCAGTGGCACGACCTCGGCGAGAAAGCCGGCCGACCGGTGGCGATCCTGCGCCTGTCCGGTATCTACGGCCCTGGCCGCAATGCCTTCGTCAATCTCGAAAACGGCACCGCCAAGCGGTTGGTCAAGCAAGACCAGGTGTTCAACCGCATCCATGTCGACGACATAGCGGGCGCCTTGTGGCATCTGATCGAGGCCGACCGCGGCGGCGTCTTCAACGTCACCGACAACGAGCCGGCACCGCCGCAGGATGTCGTCGCCTATGCCGCCAAGCTGATGGGCGTCGAGGCTCCACCCGAAATTCCCTTCGAGACTGCCCAACTTTCGCCCATGGCGCGGTCCTTCTATGGCGAGAACAAGCGTGTCGCCAACACCGAGATCCGGGCCACCGGCTATGATTTCCGCTACCCGAACTATCGCGCCGCCTTCGATCGCATGTGGGCCGAAGGCAGCTGGCGCGGCGAAGGCGACGGCGACAAGCGCAGTCCGATGCGGCAGCAATAG
- the queG gene encoding tRNA epoxyqueuosine(34) reductase QueG: MRTSTSDKALRQLIEREATRAGFAAVAVTRPDAIPLAPARLAQFVSEGLHGSMAWMEETLERRAAPSVLWPEVRSIVVLAMNYGPDGDPRALQAMADRGAISVYARNRDYHDVIKGRLKEIAGKIVSRAGGDVKVFVDTAPVMEKPLAEAAGLGWQGKHTNLVSREFGSWLFLGTIFTTAELESDDAEGDHCGSCRACLDACPTDAFPAPYRIDARRCISYLTIENKGPIPAEFREKIGNRIYGCDDCLAACPWNKFAQAASEAKLAARDDLREPRLAELLALDDAGFRALFSGSPVKRVGRDRFVRNVLIAAGNSADASLAGPCRALLTDASPLVRGAAIWALSRLDPGAAFSALAQQALKSETETDVVAEWRAALAGQAGTGAQA, translated from the coding sequence ATGCGGACCTCGACTTCTGACAAGGCCCTGCGCCAGCTGATCGAGCGCGAAGCCACCCGCGCCGGCTTTGCCGCCGTGGCCGTCACGCGGCCCGACGCCATCCCGCTCGCCCCTGCGCGCCTCGCCCAGTTCGTCAGTGAAGGCCTGCATGGCTCGATGGCATGGATGGAAGAGACGCTCGAACGCCGCGCCGCCCCGTCAGTGCTGTGGCCCGAGGTGCGCTCCATCGTCGTCTTGGCGATGAACTACGGCCCCGACGGCGATCCGCGCGCCCTGCAGGCCATGGCCGACCGCGGCGCGATCTCGGTCTATGCCCGCAACCGCGACTACCACGACGTCATCAAGGGTCGACTCAAGGAAATCGCCGGCAAGATCGTGTCCCGCGCTGGAGGCGACGTGAAGGTGTTCGTCGACACCGCACCGGTCATGGAAAAGCCGCTGGCGGAAGCCGCAGGGCTCGGCTGGCAGGGCAAGCACACCAATCTCGTCAGCCGCGAGTTCGGCTCCTGGCTGTTCCTCGGCACCATCTTCACGACAGCCGAACTCGAATCCGACGATGCAGAGGGCGACCATTGCGGCTCATGCCGGGCCTGCCTCGATGCCTGCCCGACCGATGCTTTCCCGGCGCCCTACCGGATCGACGCCCGGCGCTGCATCTCCTACCTGACCATCGAGAACAAGGGGCCGATCCCGGCCGAATTCCGCGAGAAGATCGGCAACCGCATCTATGGCTGCGACGACTGCCTTGCCGCCTGCCCATGGAACAAATTCGCCCAGGCCGCTTCGGAAGCGAAACTTGCGGCCCGCGACGACCTGCGCGAGCCGCGTCTTGCCGAACTGCTGGCGCTTGATGATGCCGGCTTCCGCGCCCTGTTCTCCGGCTCGCCGGTCAAGCGCGTCGGCCGCGACCGCTTCGTGCGCAACGTGCTGATCGCGGCCGGCAACTCCGCAGACGCCAGCCTCGCGGGGCCATGCCGGGCGCTGCTCACCGATGCTTCGCCGCTGGTCCGTGGGGCCGCCATATGGGCGCTTTCGCGGCTCGACCCGGGAGCGGCGTTTTCCGCTCTTGCGCAACAGGCGCTGAAGTCCGAAACCGAGACCGACGTCGTCGCCGAATGGCGGGCGGCGCTGGCAGGGCAGGCAGGCACGGGGGCACAGGCATGA
- a CDS encoding glutathione S-transferase family protein, with amino-acid sequence MLTLFHHPMFATCRFIRLAFGEYGEELALIEEKPWTRRREFLSLNPAGTLPVLLAEGDVPIVGAMIISEYIDETRGVLKRERRLFAEDPMERAEIRRLTDWYLTKTESEVTRHLVRERVLKPHMPEAAGGGSPDSGAIRAARANIRQHMKYTNWLAGTRHWLAGPRITYADLAAAASLSVLDYLGEIDWREYSSAREWYTRVKSRPSFRPLLSDRVRGLTPASHYADLDF; translated from the coding sequence ATGCTGACGCTTTTCCACCACCCGATGTTTGCGACGTGCCGCTTCATCCGCCTCGCCTTTGGCGAGTATGGCGAGGAGCTGGCGCTGATCGAGGAGAAGCCCTGGACACGCCGCCGGGAATTCCTGTCGCTCAATCCCGCCGGGACGCTGCCGGTGCTGCTTGCCGAAGGCGACGTGCCGATCGTCGGCGCGATGATCATTTCCGAATATATCGACGAGACGCGCGGCGTGCTGAAGCGCGAGCGCCGGCTCTTCGCCGAGGACCCGATGGAGCGCGCCGAGATCCGCCGCCTCACCGACTGGTATCTCACCAAGACCGAGAGCGAAGTGACGCGCCATCTCGTGCGCGAGCGCGTGCTGAAGCCGCATATGCCCGAGGCTGCCGGCGGCGGTTCGCCCGATTCGGGCGCCATCCGCGCCGCCCGCGCCAACATCCGCCAGCACATGAAGTACACCAACTGGCTGGCTGGCACGCGCCACTGGCTCGCCGGCCCGCGCATCACCTATGCCGATCTTGCCGCCGCCGCATCGCTTTCGGTGCTCGACTATCTGGGCGAGATCGACTGGCGCGAATATTCCTCGGCGCGCGAATGGTACACGCGTGTCAAATCGCGACCATCCTTCCGGCCGCTCCTCTCCGACCGGGTACGCGGGCTGACACCGGCATCGCACTATGCGGACCTCGACTTCTGA
- a CDS encoding undecaprenyl-diphosphate phosphatase — protein MDSQIIDALLLGLLEGLTEFIPVSSTGHILLAGHFLGFESTGKTFEILIQLGAILAILSVYSARLWRMLIDLPRDPGTQRFVAGILIAFLPAAVIGALAHDFIKTVLFESPRLICTMLILGGIVLLFVDKLDLKPRYGDVTKFPLSVYLKIGLFQCLAMIPGTSRSGATIVGSLLMGVEKRAAAEFSFFLAMPTMAGAFAYDLYKNRGILSASDLPIIGIGFIAAFITALFVVRHLLDYVSRNGYALFGWWRLLIGGVGLIALMVWG, from the coding sequence ATGGATAGCCAGATAATCGACGCACTGCTTCTCGGACTGCTCGAGGGCCTCACCGAATTCATCCCGGTTTCGTCAACCGGTCATATACTGCTGGCCGGGCACTTCCTCGGCTTTGAATCCACTGGCAAGACTTTCGAAATCCTGATCCAGCTCGGCGCTATCCTTGCCATCCTGTCGGTTTATTCGGCGCGGCTGTGGCGCATGCTGATCGACCTGCCCCGCGACCCTGGGACGCAGCGTTTCGTAGCCGGCATCCTCATCGCCTTCCTGCCTGCAGCGGTGATCGGGGCGTTGGCGCACGACTTCATCAAGACCGTGCTGTTCGAATCGCCGCGCCTGATCTGCACCATGCTGATCCTCGGCGGCATCGTGCTTTTGTTCGTCGACAAGCTTGACCTCAAGCCGAGATACGGCGACGTCACCAAGTTCCCGTTGTCGGTCTATCTCAAGATCGGCTTGTTCCAGTGCCTGGCGATGATCCCCGGCACCTCGCGTTCGGGCGCCACCATCGTCGGTTCGCTGCTGATGGGCGTCGAAAAGCGCGCTGCTGCCGAGTTCTCGTTCTTCCTCGCCATGCCGACCATGGCCGGTGCCTTCGCCTACGACCTCTACAAGAACCGCGGCATCCTGTCGGCGTCCGACCTTCCGATCATCGGCATCGGTTTCATCGCCGCCTTCATCACCGCGCTGTTCGTCGTCCGCCACCTGCTCGACTACGTGTCGCGCAATGGCTACGCGCTGTTCGGCTGGTGGCGCCTGCTGATCGGCGGCGTGGGATTGATTGCGCTGATGGTCTGGGGCTGA
- a CDS encoding sulfite exporter TauE/SafE family protein, whose protein sequence is MQALAALLPEGLDPVIAVLLVIASAFTSALTAAFGVGGGIAMLTLMGLFVPVAALIPVHGAVQLGSNTGRAWHQRANVRMDVAAPFIAGSVVGAIIGAFVVIQLPDALLKLVLGAFVIAITWTKIPGIEKLTRAGLAVASVVVALLGMLVGATGPLVSVLFAQFFANDRKALVATHAAGMVAQHGLKIVVFGLAGFAFAEWMPLIAAMIVSGFLGTVYGTRLLERMPEESFRKWFKIAITVLALDLSRRGLMGLG, encoded by the coding sequence ATGCAGGCCCTCGCCGCCCTCCTGCCTGAAGGCCTCGATCCTGTCATCGCGGTCCTGCTCGTCATTGCCAGCGCCTTCACCTCGGCGCTGACGGCCGCTTTCGGCGTCGGCGGCGGCATCGCCATGCTGACGCTGATGGGCCTGTTCGTGCCGGTCGCGGCTCTCATCCCCGTCCATGGCGCGGTGCAACTTGGCTCCAACACCGGCCGCGCCTGGCACCAGCGCGCCAATGTGCGCATGGACGTCGCCGCTCCCTTCATTGCCGGCTCGGTGGTGGGCGCCATCATCGGCGCCTTCGTCGTGATCCAGTTGCCCGACGCGCTGCTCAAGCTGGTGCTCGGCGCCTTCGTCATCGCGATCACCTGGACCAAGATCCCCGGCATCGAAAAGCTGACGCGCGCCGGGCTGGCGGTCGCGAGCGTGGTGGTCGCGCTGCTCGGCATGCTGGTCGGCGCCACAGGGCCGCTGGTGTCGGTGCTGTTCGCGCAGTTCTTCGCCAATGATCGCAAGGCACTGGTCGCCACCCATGCCGCCGGCATGGTGGCCCAGCACGGGCTCAAGATCGTGGTTTTCGGGCTTGCCGGCTTCGCCTTCGCCGAATGGATGCCGCTGATCGCGGCGATGATCGTCTCCGGCTTCCTCGGCACCGTCTACGGCACAAGGCTGCTCGAGCGCATGCCGGAGGAAAGCTTCCGCAAATGGTTCAAGATCGCCATCACCGTGCTGGCACTCGACCTTTCGCGAAGGGGACTGATGGGCCTGGGATAA